One window from the genome of Glycine soja cultivar W05 chromosome 12, ASM419377v2, whole genome shotgun sequence encodes:
- the LOC114379595 gene encoding probable serine/threonine-protein kinase At1g54610, with protein MGCICSKASAVEDSKEAVTEKFQSYSTRPSELNVLRLNSTRRVDEGGVKDVLIVGGHVKGSLIDKKANGSGQLYGDHDAKKKLEKPELTVVDHIGPGRVPKAIEGEQVAAGWPAWLSSVAGEAIKGWIPRSANTFERLHKIGQGTYSTVYKARDVINQKFVALKKVRFDNLDPESVKFMTREIHVLRRLDHPNIIKLEGLITSQMSRSLYLVFEYMEHDLTGLASNPDIKFSEPQLKCYMRQLLSGLDHCHSHGVLHRDIKGSNLLIDNNGVLKIADFGLASFYDPQHNVPLTSRVVTLWYRPPELLLGANHYGVAVDLWSTGCILGELYTGRPILPGKTEVEQLHRIFKLCGSPSDDYWLKSRLSHSTVFRPPHHYRRCVADTFKDYPSTAVKLIETLLSVEPAHRGTAAAALESEFFMSEPLPCDPSSLPKYVPSKEIDAKLRDEAVRQGVVGGREQKVASGVRQEKGHRANVTAKDNADPGLAVQQGHCSSSRNQSELSNPHRGSVSGILVFPHKQSEKEMNDNFSGHLYKRPSHSGPLVPGSVWAKGRKEVDDVPPVSNRVNLSKLSGLVASRTFSEDQEVKPVHSNHRKPIEVRKSVESTNGSESRRRHDQKQIVDLNQIESRRVPAEKSTPGGRESMGNKIYLSGPLMVSSSNMDQMLKEHDRKIQEFSRRARIDKSRARGEKVFAQRK; from the exons ATGGGCTGCATATGTTCTAAGGCTTCAGCTGTAGAGGACAGCAAGGAAGCTGTCACTGAGAAATTTCAATCGTATAGCACAAGGCCTTCGGAGTTGAATGTTTTGCGGTTGAATTCGACTAGGAGGGTTGATGAGGGTGGGGTGAAAGATGTGTTAATAGTTGGTGGTCATGTGAAAGGTTCATTGATTGACAAGAAGGCCAACGGTTCAGGCCAGTTGTATGGTGATCATGATGCAAAGAAGAAATTAGAGAAGCCGGAATTGACTGTTGTGGATCATATTGGCCCTGGAAGGGTTCCAAAGGCTATTGAAGGAGAGCAAGTTGCAGCTGGATGGCCGGCATGGCTTTCTTCTGTTGCTGGTGAAGCTATTAAGGGATGGATACCACGGAGTGCGAATACGTTTGAGAGGTTGCATAAA ATTGGGCAAGGAACTTACAGTACTGTATATAAGGCACGGGATGTGATTAACCAAAAGTTTGTTGCATTGAAGAAAGTACGCTTTGACAATCTTGATCCTGAGAGTGTCAAGTTTATGACAAGGGAAATCCATGTTCTGCGTAGGCTTGACCAtccaaacataattaaattggaGGGCTTGATAACGTCACAGATGTCTCGCAGCTTGTACCTTGTTTTTGAGTATATGGAGCATGATCTTACAGGACTTGCATCAAATCCTGATATTAAGTTCTCTGAACCGCAG CTGAAATGCTACATGCGGCAACTTCTTAGTGGATTGGATCATTGTCATAGTCATGGTGTCCTCCATCGTGACATAAAGGGCTCAAATCTTCTCATTGACAATAATGGAGTCTTAAAGATCGCTGATTTTGGTTTGGCAAGTTTTTATGACCCTCAGCACAATGTTCCATTGACAAGCCGAGTAGTAACTCTATGGTATAGACCACCAGAACTTTTACTTGGAGCCAATCATTATGGGGTTGCAGTGGATTTGTGGAGCACTGGTTGCATACTGGGGGAACTATATACTGGAAGGCCTATTTTGCCAGGAAAAACAGAG GTTGAGCAGTTGCATCGGATTTTTAAACTTTGTGGCTCACCATCTGACGACTATTGGCTTAAATCGCGGTTGTCACATTCCACAGTATTCAGGCCACCACACCATTATAGGCGTTGTGTTGCAGATACATTTAAGGACTACCCATCTACTGCGGTAAAGCTTATAGAGACCCTACTTTCTGTAGAGCCAGCACATCGAGGGACTGCAGCAGCTGCTCTGGAAAGTGAG TTCTTTATGTCGGAGCCTCTGCCTTGTGACCCATCAAGTTTGCCAAAATATGTTCCCAGCAAGGAGATTGATGCTAAATTACGGGATGAAGCCGTAAG GCAAGGAGTTGTTGGAGGTAGGGAACAAAAAGTTGCCTCAGGAGTTAGACAAGAAAAAGGACACAGGGCAAATGTCACAGCAAAAGACAATGCTGACCCAGGCTTAGCAGTGCAG CAAGGACACTGTTCCAGCTCAAGGAACCAAAGTGAATTATCAAACCCTCATAGAGGATCGGTGTCTGGAATTCTGGTTTTCCCTCACAAACAgtcagaaaaagaaatgaatgaTAATTTCTCTGGGCATCTTTATAAGAGGCCTTCACATTCAGGCCCATTGGTTCCTGGTTCTGTCTGGGCAAAAGGCAGGAAAGAAGTTGATGATGTGCCTCCTGTTTCAAACAGAGTGAACCTATCAAAACTATCTGGGCTAGTGGCATCTAGGACTTTCTCTGAAGATCAGGAGGTTAAACCAGTTCACTCGAACCACAGAAAACCAATTGAAGTAAGAAAATCCGTGGAGTCCACTAATGGATCAGAGTCGAGAAGAAGGCACGATCAAAAACAGATTGTTGATCTCAATCAAATTGAAAGTAGAAGGGTCCCGGCTGAAAAATCAACTCCG GGTGGGCGCGAGTCCATGGGAAACAAGATATACCTCTCAGGTCCATTAATGGTTTCGTCAAGCAACATGGATCAGATGCTCAAAGAGCATGACAGAAAGATCCAAGAGTTTTCAAGACGAGCCAGAATTGACAAGTCAAGAGCAAGAGGTGAGAAAGTTTTTGCACAGCGGAAGTAG